Proteins from a genomic interval of Oxyura jamaicensis isolate SHBP4307 breed ruddy duck chromosome 10, BPBGC_Ojam_1.0, whole genome shotgun sequence:
- the KIF23 gene encoding kinesin-like protein KIF23 isoform X4 codes for MKAARAKTPRRPALKKPPAPGPKDPVGVYCRVRPLSRQDQECCIEVINETTVQIHPPDGYRVFRNGEYRETQYSFKEVFGTLVVQKDVFDVVAKPLVEDLIRGKNGLLFTYGVTGSGKTHTMTGSPGDGGLLPRCLDMIFNSIGPFQAKRFVFKLDDKNGVDVQCEVDALLERQKRDAMPVPKTPSGNRRQIDPEFADMINVQDHCKVDEVDEDNVYSVFVSYIEIYNNYIYDLLEEAPFEQIKPKPPQSKILREDQNHNMYVTGCTEVEVKSTEEAFEVFWKGQKKRRIANTQLNRESSRSHSVFIIKLAQAPLDADGDNVLQEKEQITLSQLSLVDLAGSERTNRTKAEGNRLREAGNINQSLMTLRTCIEVLRENQMYGTNKMVPYRDSKLTHLFKNYFDGEGKVRMIVCVNPKAEDYEESLQVMRFAEMTQEVEVARPVDRPLCGLTPGRRFRNQAFREELARKLEMRGGPINGETEEQSASEIFLQNFPPLPSCELLDANDDQTLPKLIEILEKRHKLRQMLSDEFAKNVLAFKTTLQEFDSSVTSKENYIQGKLSEKEKTIAGQKMELERLEKKIKTLEYKIEILEKTATIYEEDKRNLQQELESKSQKLQRQASDKRRLEARLQGMVAETTMKWEKECERRVAAKQLEMQNKLWVKDEKLKQLKAIVTEPKNEKPERPSRERDREKPVQRSVSPSPVPPSSNLITQVPSSQRLVSNPQVHRRSNSCSSISVASCVMEWEQKTPSHKHTGGTSNARSRQQEPEQSRDYNASDRRRGMCWTGVIEVPRRRDELEIEEDQCCRNAPPVRLRHRRSRSAGERWVDHKPPSNLPTDTVMQPHVPHAITVAAASEKALAKCDKYMLTHQELASDGEIETKLIKGDVFKTRGGGQAVQFTEIETLKQESPTGRKRRSSPSNADPLEDAADSEWTDVETRCSVAVEMRAGSALGPGYQHHAQPKRRKP; via the exons TAGGGCCAAGACGCCGCGGAGGCCGGCGCTGAAGAAGCCGCCAGCCCCCGGGCCCAAGGATCCCGTGGGG GTGTACTGCAGGGTGCGGCCGCTCAGCCGCCAGGACCAGGAGTGCTGCATCGAGGTGATCAACGAGACCACGGTGCAGATCCACCCGCCCGACGGTTACAGGGTATTCCGCAACGGGGAGTACCGGGAG ACGCAGTATTCCTTTAAGGAAGTGTTTGGCACCCTCGTTGTTCAGAAGGATGTTTTTGATGTGGTGGCCAAACCTCTGGTGGAAGATCTCATTCGTGGGAAAAATG GTCTCCTTTTTACCTATGGGGTGACGGGCAGTGGGAAAACACACACCATGACAGGATCCCCTGGTGATGGAGGACTTCTCCCACGGTGTTTGGATATGATCTTCAACAGCATAGGACCGTTCCAGGCCAAGCGATTT GTTTTTAAGCTCGATGACAAGAATGGTGTGGATGTTCAGTGCGAAGTAGATGCTCTATTAGAGCGACAGAAAAGAGATGCCATGCCTGTTCCCAAAACTCCGTCTGGCAA CAGGCGACAAATAGACCCAGAATTTGCTGATATGATAAACGTGCAAGATCACTGCAAAGTGGATGAAGTTGATGAAGATAACGTCTACAGCGTTTTTGTTTCTTACATCGAGATCTACAACAACTACATATACGACCTCCTGGAGGAAGCTCCCTTTGAGCAGATAAAACCAAA ACCTCCACAATCCAAAATACTTCGTGAGGACCAGAATCACAATATGTATGTCACAGGATGCACGGAAGTAGAGGTGAAATCGACAGAAGAAGCTTTTGAAGTGTTCTGGAAAG gtcAAAAGAAGAGGCGTATAGCAAACACTCAGCTGAATCGAGAATCTAGCCGATCTCACAGTGTGTTTATAATAAAGTTGGCTCAGGCACCCCTGGATGCAGATGGAGATAATGTGCTACAG gagaaagaacagaTCACTTTAAGCCAGCTGTCCTTAGTTGATCttgctggaagtgaaaggacTAACAGAACAAAAGCTGAAGGGAACAGGTTGCGAGAAGCAG gTAATATTAATCAGTCACTAATGACACTAAGAACATGTATTGAAGTTCTACGAGAAAACCAGATGTATGGAACAAATAAG ATGGTTCCATACAGAGATTCCAAGCTGACTCACCTCTTCAAGAACTATTTTGATGGTGAAGGAAAAGTGCGTATGATTGTCTGCGTTAATCCTAAAGCTGAGGACTACGAAGAAAGCTTG CAAGTCATGCGTTTCGCAGAAATGACCCAGGAAGTTGAAGTGGCAAGACCTGTTGACAGACCTCTGTGTGGCTTAACGCCAGGGCGGCGCTTTAGGAATCAGGCCTTCAGAGAAGAACTCGCGCGGAAGCTGGAGATGCGGGGTGGCCCAATCAATGGAG aaacagaagagcaatCTGCTTCTGAGATATTTCTGCAGAACTTCCCTCCGTTGCCTTCATGTGAGCTATTGGATGCTAATGATGATCAAACACTTCCAAAGCTTATTGAAATCCTGGAAAAACGCCATAAACTACGACAAATGTTGTCGGATGAATTTGCCAAAAACG TTCTTGCGTTTAAGACTACACTGCAAGAATTTGATTCCAGTGTTACATCCAAGGAAAACTATATTCAAggaaaactgtctgaaaaagagaaaacaatagCAGGACAGAAAATGGAGCTAGAACgtctggagaagaaaattaaaactttggAATACAAG atTGAAATTTTAGAGAAAACTGCTACAATTTATGAAGAAGACAAGCGTAATCTTCAGCAAGAACTAGAAAGCAAGAGCCAGAAACTGCAGCGGCAGGCTTCCGACAAGCGTCGGTTGGAGGCACGACTGCAAGGCATGGTGGCAGAAACGACCATGAAATGGGAGAAGGAGTGT GAGCGTCGTGtagcagcaaagcagctggaGATGCAGAACAAACTTTGGGTcaaagatgaaaaactgaagCAATTGAAGGCCATTGTTACAGAACCAAAGAATGAAAAGCCAGAGAGGCCTTCAcgggagagagacagagagaagcCTGTTCAGAGATCAGTGTCTCCTTCACCAGTACCT CCTTCTAGTAACTTAATTACTCAAGTCCCTAGCAGCCAGCGGCTCGTGAGCAACCCCCAGGTGCACAGACGTTCTAATTCTTGTAGCAGCATTTCTGTGGCTTCCTGTGTTATGGAATGGGAGCAGAAAACCCCTTCGCACAAGCATACCGGTGGCACTTCTAATGCAAGGAGTAGACAACAAGAACCAGAACAAAGTAGAGACTATAACGCCTCAGACAGAAGGCGAGGGATGTGCTGGACTGGAGTCATTGAGGTTCCCAGGCGTAGAGATGAGCTAGAAATAGAAGAGGATCAATGCTGCAGG AACGCACCTCCGGTTCGTCTCAGACACAGACGCTCGCGCTCAGCTGGGGAGCGATGGGTAGATCATAAGCCACCTTCTAATCTGCCCACTGACACGGTCATGCAGCCGCACGTCCCTCATGCCATCACGGTAGCGGCTGCGAGCGAAAAGGCACTAGCTAAGTGTGACAAGTACATGCTGACGCACCAGGAGCTAGCCTCTGATGGGGAGATTGAAACAAAGCTAATTAAG GGTGACGTCTTCAAAACCAGGGGTGGCGGACAGGCTGTGCAGTTCACCGAAATAGAGACTCTGAAGCAGGAATCTCCAACAGG TCGAAAGCGGAGGTCATCGCCTTCCAATGCTGATCCACTGGAGGATGCTGCAGACTCCGAATGGACTGATGTGGAAACCAGA TGTTCCGTCGCAGTGGAGATGAGGGCAGGGTCTGCCCTTGGACCTGGGTATCAGCATCATGCTCAGCCCAA gCGAAGAAAGCCATGA
- the KIF23 gene encoding kinesin-like protein KIF23 isoform X8, whose amino-acid sequence MKAARAKTPRRPALKKPPAPGPKDPVGVYCRVRPLSRQDQECCIEVINETTVQIHPPDGYRVFRNGEYRETQYSFKEVFGTLVVQKDVFDVVAKPLVEDLIRGKNGLLFTYGVTGSGKTHTMTGSPGDGGLLPRCLDMIFNSIGPFQAKRFVFKLDDKNGVDVQCEVDALLERQKRDAMPVPKTPSGNRRQIDPEFADMINVQDHCKVDEVDEDNVYSVFVSYIEIYNNYIYDLLEEAPFEQIKPKWNNCNTPVRNGDFIPPQSKILREDQNHNMYVTGCTEVEVKSTEEAFEVFWKGQKKRRIANTQLNRESSRSHSVFIIKLAQAPLDADGDNVLQEKEQITLSQLSLVDLAGSERTNRTKAEGNRLREAGNINQSLMTLRTCIEVLRENQMYGTNKMVPYRDSKLTHLFKNYFDGEGKVRMIVCVNPKAEDYEESLQVMRFAEMTQEVEVARPVDRPLCGLTPGRRFRNQAFREELARKLEMRGGPINGETEEQSASEIFLQNFPPLPSCELLDANDDQTLPKLIEILEKRHKLRQMLSDEFAKNVLAFKTTLQEFDSSVTSKENYIQGKLSEKEKTIAGQKMELERLEKKIKTLEYKIEILEKTATIYEEDKRNLQQELESKSQKLQRQASDKRRLEARLQGMVAETTMKWEKECERRVAAKQLEMQNKLWVKDEKLKQLKAIVTEPKNEKPERPSRERDREKPVQRSVSPSPVPGDVFKTRGGGQAVQFTEIETLKQESPTGRKRRSSPSNADPLEDAADSEWTDVETRCSVAVEMRAGSALGPGYQHHAQPKRRKP is encoded by the exons TAGGGCCAAGACGCCGCGGAGGCCGGCGCTGAAGAAGCCGCCAGCCCCCGGGCCCAAGGATCCCGTGGGG GTGTACTGCAGGGTGCGGCCGCTCAGCCGCCAGGACCAGGAGTGCTGCATCGAGGTGATCAACGAGACCACGGTGCAGATCCACCCGCCCGACGGTTACAGGGTATTCCGCAACGGGGAGTACCGGGAG ACGCAGTATTCCTTTAAGGAAGTGTTTGGCACCCTCGTTGTTCAGAAGGATGTTTTTGATGTGGTGGCCAAACCTCTGGTGGAAGATCTCATTCGTGGGAAAAATG GTCTCCTTTTTACCTATGGGGTGACGGGCAGTGGGAAAACACACACCATGACAGGATCCCCTGGTGATGGAGGACTTCTCCCACGGTGTTTGGATATGATCTTCAACAGCATAGGACCGTTCCAGGCCAAGCGATTT GTTTTTAAGCTCGATGACAAGAATGGTGTGGATGTTCAGTGCGAAGTAGATGCTCTATTAGAGCGACAGAAAAGAGATGCCATGCCTGTTCCCAAAACTCCGTCTGGCAA CAGGCGACAAATAGACCCAGAATTTGCTGATATGATAAACGTGCAAGATCACTGCAAAGTGGATGAAGTTGATGAAGATAACGTCTACAGCGTTTTTGTTTCTTACATCGAGATCTACAACAACTACATATACGACCTCCTGGAGGAAGCTCCCTTTGAGCAGATAAAACCAAA GTGGAACAATTGCAACACTCCTGTGCGAAATGGTGACTTTAT ACCTCCACAATCCAAAATACTTCGTGAGGACCAGAATCACAATATGTATGTCACAGGATGCACGGAAGTAGAGGTGAAATCGACAGAAGAAGCTTTTGAAGTGTTCTGGAAAG gtcAAAAGAAGAGGCGTATAGCAAACACTCAGCTGAATCGAGAATCTAGCCGATCTCACAGTGTGTTTATAATAAAGTTGGCTCAGGCACCCCTGGATGCAGATGGAGATAATGTGCTACAG gagaaagaacagaTCACTTTAAGCCAGCTGTCCTTAGTTGATCttgctggaagtgaaaggacTAACAGAACAAAAGCTGAAGGGAACAGGTTGCGAGAAGCAG gTAATATTAATCAGTCACTAATGACACTAAGAACATGTATTGAAGTTCTACGAGAAAACCAGATGTATGGAACAAATAAG ATGGTTCCATACAGAGATTCCAAGCTGACTCACCTCTTCAAGAACTATTTTGATGGTGAAGGAAAAGTGCGTATGATTGTCTGCGTTAATCCTAAAGCTGAGGACTACGAAGAAAGCTTG CAAGTCATGCGTTTCGCAGAAATGACCCAGGAAGTTGAAGTGGCAAGACCTGTTGACAGACCTCTGTGTGGCTTAACGCCAGGGCGGCGCTTTAGGAATCAGGCCTTCAGAGAAGAACTCGCGCGGAAGCTGGAGATGCGGGGTGGCCCAATCAATGGAG aaacagaagagcaatCTGCTTCTGAGATATTTCTGCAGAACTTCCCTCCGTTGCCTTCATGTGAGCTATTGGATGCTAATGATGATCAAACACTTCCAAAGCTTATTGAAATCCTGGAAAAACGCCATAAACTACGACAAATGTTGTCGGATGAATTTGCCAAAAACG TTCTTGCGTTTAAGACTACACTGCAAGAATTTGATTCCAGTGTTACATCCAAGGAAAACTATATTCAAggaaaactgtctgaaaaagagaaaacaatagCAGGACAGAAAATGGAGCTAGAACgtctggagaagaaaattaaaactttggAATACAAG atTGAAATTTTAGAGAAAACTGCTACAATTTATGAAGAAGACAAGCGTAATCTTCAGCAAGAACTAGAAAGCAAGAGCCAGAAACTGCAGCGGCAGGCTTCCGACAAGCGTCGGTTGGAGGCACGACTGCAAGGCATGGTGGCAGAAACGACCATGAAATGGGAGAAGGAGTGT GAGCGTCGTGtagcagcaaagcagctggaGATGCAGAACAAACTTTGGGTcaaagatgaaaaactgaagCAATTGAAGGCCATTGTTACAGAACCAAAGAATGAAAAGCCAGAGAGGCCTTCAcgggagagagacagagagaagcCTGTTCAGAGATCAGTGTCTCCTTCACCAGTACCT GGTGACGTCTTCAAAACCAGGGGTGGCGGACAGGCTGTGCAGTTCACCGAAATAGAGACTCTGAAGCAGGAATCTCCAACAGG TCGAAAGCGGAGGTCATCGCCTTCCAATGCTGATCCACTGGAGGATGCTGCAGACTCCGAATGGACTGATGTGGAAACCAGA TGTTCCGTCGCAGTGGAGATGAGGGCAGGGTCTGCCCTTGGACCTGGGTATCAGCATCATGCTCAGCCCAA gCGAAGAAAGCCATGA
- the KIF23 gene encoding kinesin-like protein KIF23 isoform X2, whose protein sequence is MKAARAKTPRRPALKKPPAPGPKDPVGVYCRVRPLSRQDQECCIEVINETTVQIHPPDGYRVFRNGEYRETQYSFKEVFGTLVVQKDVFDVVAKPLVEDLIRGKNGLLFTYGVTGSGKTHTMTGSPGDGGLLPRCLDMIFNSIGPFQAKRFVFKLDDKNGVDVQCEVDALLERQKRDAMPVPKTPSGKRQIDPEFADMINVQDHCKVDEVDEDNVYSVFVSYIEIYNNYIYDLLEEAPFEQIKPKWNNCNTPVRNGDFIPPQSKILREDQNHNMYVTGCTEVEVKSTEEAFEVFWKGQKKRRIANTQLNRESSRSHSVFIIKLAQAPLDADGDNVLQEKEQITLSQLSLVDLAGSERTNRTKAEGNRLREAGNINQSLMTLRTCIEVLRENQMYGTNKMVPYRDSKLTHLFKNYFDGEGKVRMIVCVNPKAEDYEESLQVMRFAEMTQEVEVARPVDRPLCGLTPGRRFRNQAFREELARKLEMRGGPINGETEEQSASEIFLQNFPPLPSCELLDANDDQTLPKLIEILEKRHKLRQMLSDEFAKNVLAFKTTLQEFDSSVTSKENYIQGKLSEKEKTIAGQKMELERLEKKIKTLEYKIEILEKTATIYEEDKRNLQQELESKSQKLQRQASDKRRLEARLQGMVAETTMKWEKECERRVAAKQLEMQNKLWVKDEKLKQLKAIVTEPKNEKPERPSRERDREKPVQRSVSPSPVPPSSNLITQVPSSQRLVSNPQVHRRSNSCSSISVASCVMEWEQKTPSHKHTGGTSNARSRQQEPEQSRDYNASDRRRGMCWTGVIEVPRRRDELEIEEDQCCRNAPPVRLRHRRSRSAGERWVDHKPPSNLPTDTVMQPHVPHAITVAAASEKALAKCDKYMLTHQELASDGEIETKLIKGDVFKTRGGGQAVQFTEIETLKQESPTGRKRRSSPSNADPLEDAADSEWTDVETRCSVAVEMRAGSALGPGYQHHAQPKRRKP, encoded by the exons TAGGGCCAAGACGCCGCGGAGGCCGGCGCTGAAGAAGCCGCCAGCCCCCGGGCCCAAGGATCCCGTGGGG GTGTACTGCAGGGTGCGGCCGCTCAGCCGCCAGGACCAGGAGTGCTGCATCGAGGTGATCAACGAGACCACGGTGCAGATCCACCCGCCCGACGGTTACAGGGTATTCCGCAACGGGGAGTACCGGGAG ACGCAGTATTCCTTTAAGGAAGTGTTTGGCACCCTCGTTGTTCAGAAGGATGTTTTTGATGTGGTGGCCAAACCTCTGGTGGAAGATCTCATTCGTGGGAAAAATG GTCTCCTTTTTACCTATGGGGTGACGGGCAGTGGGAAAACACACACCATGACAGGATCCCCTGGTGATGGAGGACTTCTCCCACGGTGTTTGGATATGATCTTCAACAGCATAGGACCGTTCCAGGCCAAGCGATTT GTTTTTAAGCTCGATGACAAGAATGGTGTGGATGTTCAGTGCGAAGTAGATGCTCTATTAGAGCGACAGAAAAGAGATGCCATGCCTGTTCCCAAAACTCCGTCTGGCAA GCGACAAATAGACCCAGAATTTGCTGATATGATAAACGTGCAAGATCACTGCAAAGTGGATGAAGTTGATGAAGATAACGTCTACAGCGTTTTTGTTTCTTACATCGAGATCTACAACAACTACATATACGACCTCCTGGAGGAAGCTCCCTTTGAGCAGATAAAACCAAA GTGGAACAATTGCAACACTCCTGTGCGAAATGGTGACTTTAT ACCTCCACAATCCAAAATACTTCGTGAGGACCAGAATCACAATATGTATGTCACAGGATGCACGGAAGTAGAGGTGAAATCGACAGAAGAAGCTTTTGAAGTGTTCTGGAAAG gtcAAAAGAAGAGGCGTATAGCAAACACTCAGCTGAATCGAGAATCTAGCCGATCTCACAGTGTGTTTATAATAAAGTTGGCTCAGGCACCCCTGGATGCAGATGGAGATAATGTGCTACAG gagaaagaacagaTCACTTTAAGCCAGCTGTCCTTAGTTGATCttgctggaagtgaaaggacTAACAGAACAAAAGCTGAAGGGAACAGGTTGCGAGAAGCAG gTAATATTAATCAGTCACTAATGACACTAAGAACATGTATTGAAGTTCTACGAGAAAACCAGATGTATGGAACAAATAAG ATGGTTCCATACAGAGATTCCAAGCTGACTCACCTCTTCAAGAACTATTTTGATGGTGAAGGAAAAGTGCGTATGATTGTCTGCGTTAATCCTAAAGCTGAGGACTACGAAGAAAGCTTG CAAGTCATGCGTTTCGCAGAAATGACCCAGGAAGTTGAAGTGGCAAGACCTGTTGACAGACCTCTGTGTGGCTTAACGCCAGGGCGGCGCTTTAGGAATCAGGCCTTCAGAGAAGAACTCGCGCGGAAGCTGGAGATGCGGGGTGGCCCAATCAATGGAG aaacagaagagcaatCTGCTTCTGAGATATTTCTGCAGAACTTCCCTCCGTTGCCTTCATGTGAGCTATTGGATGCTAATGATGATCAAACACTTCCAAAGCTTATTGAAATCCTGGAAAAACGCCATAAACTACGACAAATGTTGTCGGATGAATTTGCCAAAAACG TTCTTGCGTTTAAGACTACACTGCAAGAATTTGATTCCAGTGTTACATCCAAGGAAAACTATATTCAAggaaaactgtctgaaaaagagaaaacaatagCAGGACAGAAAATGGAGCTAGAACgtctggagaagaaaattaaaactttggAATACAAG atTGAAATTTTAGAGAAAACTGCTACAATTTATGAAGAAGACAAGCGTAATCTTCAGCAAGAACTAGAAAGCAAGAGCCAGAAACTGCAGCGGCAGGCTTCCGACAAGCGTCGGTTGGAGGCACGACTGCAAGGCATGGTGGCAGAAACGACCATGAAATGGGAGAAGGAGTGT GAGCGTCGTGtagcagcaaagcagctggaGATGCAGAACAAACTTTGGGTcaaagatgaaaaactgaagCAATTGAAGGCCATTGTTACAGAACCAAAGAATGAAAAGCCAGAGAGGCCTTCAcgggagagagacagagagaagcCTGTTCAGAGATCAGTGTCTCCTTCACCAGTACCT CCTTCTAGTAACTTAATTACTCAAGTCCCTAGCAGCCAGCGGCTCGTGAGCAACCCCCAGGTGCACAGACGTTCTAATTCTTGTAGCAGCATTTCTGTGGCTTCCTGTGTTATGGAATGGGAGCAGAAAACCCCTTCGCACAAGCATACCGGTGGCACTTCTAATGCAAGGAGTAGACAACAAGAACCAGAACAAAGTAGAGACTATAACGCCTCAGACAGAAGGCGAGGGATGTGCTGGACTGGAGTCATTGAGGTTCCCAGGCGTAGAGATGAGCTAGAAATAGAAGAGGATCAATGCTGCAGG AACGCACCTCCGGTTCGTCTCAGACACAGACGCTCGCGCTCAGCTGGGGAGCGATGGGTAGATCATAAGCCACCTTCTAATCTGCCCACTGACACGGTCATGCAGCCGCACGTCCCTCATGCCATCACGGTAGCGGCTGCGAGCGAAAAGGCACTAGCTAAGTGTGACAAGTACATGCTGACGCACCAGGAGCTAGCCTCTGATGGGGAGATTGAAACAAAGCTAATTAAG GGTGACGTCTTCAAAACCAGGGGTGGCGGACAGGCTGTGCAGTTCACCGAAATAGAGACTCTGAAGCAGGAATCTCCAACAGG TCGAAAGCGGAGGTCATCGCCTTCCAATGCTGATCCACTGGAGGATGCTGCAGACTCCGAATGGACTGATGTGGAAACCAGA TGTTCCGTCGCAGTGGAGATGAGGGCAGGGTCTGCCCTTGGACCTGGGTATCAGCATCATGCTCAGCCCAA gCGAAGAAAGCCATGA
- the KIF23 gene encoding kinesin-like protein KIF23 isoform X6, translating into MKAARAKTPRRPALKKPPAPGPKDPVGVYCRVRPLSRQDQECCIEVINETTVQIHPPDGYRVFRNGEYRETQYSFKEVFGTLVVQKDVFDVVAKPLVEDLIRGKNGLLFTYGVTGSGKTHTMTGSPGDGGLLPRCLDMIFNSIGPFQAKRFVFKLDDKNGVDVQCEVDALLERQKRDAMPVPKTPSGNRRQIDPEFADMINVQDHCKVDEVDEDNVYSVFVSYIEIYNNYIYDLLEEAPFEQIKPKWNNCNTPVRNGDFIPPQSKILREDQNHNMYVTGCTEVEVKSTEEAFEVFWKGQKKRRIANTQLNRESSRSHSVFIIKLAQAPLDADGDNVLQEKEQITLSQLSLVDLAGSERTNRTKAEGNRLREAGNINQSLMTLRTCIEVLRENQMYGTNKMVPYRDSKLTHLFKNYFDGEGKVRMIVCVNPKAEDYEESLQVMRFAEMTQEVEVARPVDRPLCGLTPGRRFRNQAFREELARKLEMRGGPINGETEEQSASEIFLQNFPPLPSCELLDANDDQTLPKLIEILEKRHKLRQMLSDEFAKNVLAFKTTLQEFDSSVTSKENYIQGKLSEKEKTIAGQKMELERLEKKIKTLEYKIEILEKTATIYEEDKRNLQQELESKSQKLQRQASDKRRLEARLQGMVAETTMKWEKECERRVAAKQLEMQNKLWVKDEKLKQLKAIVTEPKNEKPERPSRERDREKPVQRSVSPSPVPNAPPVRLRHRRSRSAGERWVDHKPPSNLPTDTVMQPHVPHAITVAAASEKALAKCDKYMLTHQELASDGEIETKLIKGDVFKTRGGGQAVQFTEIETLKQESPTGRKRRSSPSNADPLEDAADSEWTDVETRCSVAVEMRAGSALGPGYQHHAQPKRRKP; encoded by the exons TAGGGCCAAGACGCCGCGGAGGCCGGCGCTGAAGAAGCCGCCAGCCCCCGGGCCCAAGGATCCCGTGGGG GTGTACTGCAGGGTGCGGCCGCTCAGCCGCCAGGACCAGGAGTGCTGCATCGAGGTGATCAACGAGACCACGGTGCAGATCCACCCGCCCGACGGTTACAGGGTATTCCGCAACGGGGAGTACCGGGAG ACGCAGTATTCCTTTAAGGAAGTGTTTGGCACCCTCGTTGTTCAGAAGGATGTTTTTGATGTGGTGGCCAAACCTCTGGTGGAAGATCTCATTCGTGGGAAAAATG GTCTCCTTTTTACCTATGGGGTGACGGGCAGTGGGAAAACACACACCATGACAGGATCCCCTGGTGATGGAGGACTTCTCCCACGGTGTTTGGATATGATCTTCAACAGCATAGGACCGTTCCAGGCCAAGCGATTT GTTTTTAAGCTCGATGACAAGAATGGTGTGGATGTTCAGTGCGAAGTAGATGCTCTATTAGAGCGACAGAAAAGAGATGCCATGCCTGTTCCCAAAACTCCGTCTGGCAA CAGGCGACAAATAGACCCAGAATTTGCTGATATGATAAACGTGCAAGATCACTGCAAAGTGGATGAAGTTGATGAAGATAACGTCTACAGCGTTTTTGTTTCTTACATCGAGATCTACAACAACTACATATACGACCTCCTGGAGGAAGCTCCCTTTGAGCAGATAAAACCAAA GTGGAACAATTGCAACACTCCTGTGCGAAATGGTGACTTTAT ACCTCCACAATCCAAAATACTTCGTGAGGACCAGAATCACAATATGTATGTCACAGGATGCACGGAAGTAGAGGTGAAATCGACAGAAGAAGCTTTTGAAGTGTTCTGGAAAG gtcAAAAGAAGAGGCGTATAGCAAACACTCAGCTGAATCGAGAATCTAGCCGATCTCACAGTGTGTTTATAATAAAGTTGGCTCAGGCACCCCTGGATGCAGATGGAGATAATGTGCTACAG gagaaagaacagaTCACTTTAAGCCAGCTGTCCTTAGTTGATCttgctggaagtgaaaggacTAACAGAACAAAAGCTGAAGGGAACAGGTTGCGAGAAGCAG gTAATATTAATCAGTCACTAATGACACTAAGAACATGTATTGAAGTTCTACGAGAAAACCAGATGTATGGAACAAATAAG ATGGTTCCATACAGAGATTCCAAGCTGACTCACCTCTTCAAGAACTATTTTGATGGTGAAGGAAAAGTGCGTATGATTGTCTGCGTTAATCCTAAAGCTGAGGACTACGAAGAAAGCTTG CAAGTCATGCGTTTCGCAGAAATGACCCAGGAAGTTGAAGTGGCAAGACCTGTTGACAGACCTCTGTGTGGCTTAACGCCAGGGCGGCGCTTTAGGAATCAGGCCTTCAGAGAAGAACTCGCGCGGAAGCTGGAGATGCGGGGTGGCCCAATCAATGGAG aaacagaagagcaatCTGCTTCTGAGATATTTCTGCAGAACTTCCCTCCGTTGCCTTCATGTGAGCTATTGGATGCTAATGATGATCAAACACTTCCAAAGCTTATTGAAATCCTGGAAAAACGCCATAAACTACGACAAATGTTGTCGGATGAATTTGCCAAAAACG TTCTTGCGTTTAAGACTACACTGCAAGAATTTGATTCCAGTGTTACATCCAAGGAAAACTATATTCAAggaaaactgtctgaaaaagagaaaacaatagCAGGACAGAAAATGGAGCTAGAACgtctggagaagaaaattaaaactttggAATACAAG atTGAAATTTTAGAGAAAACTGCTACAATTTATGAAGAAGACAAGCGTAATCTTCAGCAAGAACTAGAAAGCAAGAGCCAGAAACTGCAGCGGCAGGCTTCCGACAAGCGTCGGTTGGAGGCACGACTGCAAGGCATGGTGGCAGAAACGACCATGAAATGGGAGAAGGAGTGT GAGCGTCGTGtagcagcaaagcagctggaGATGCAGAACAAACTTTGGGTcaaagatgaaaaactgaagCAATTGAAGGCCATTGTTACAGAACCAAAGAATGAAAAGCCAGAGAGGCCTTCAcgggagagagacagagagaagcCTGTTCAGAGATCAGTGTCTCCTTCACCAGTACCT AACGCACCTCCGGTTCGTCTCAGACACAGACGCTCGCGCTCAGCTGGGGAGCGATGGGTAGATCATAAGCCACCTTCTAATCTGCCCACTGACACGGTCATGCAGCCGCACGTCCCTCATGCCATCACGGTAGCGGCTGCGAGCGAAAAGGCACTAGCTAAGTGTGACAAGTACATGCTGACGCACCAGGAGCTAGCCTCTGATGGGGAGATTGAAACAAAGCTAATTAAG GGTGACGTCTTCAAAACCAGGGGTGGCGGACAGGCTGTGCAGTTCACCGAAATAGAGACTCTGAAGCAGGAATCTCCAACAGG TCGAAAGCGGAGGTCATCGCCTTCCAATGCTGATCCACTGGAGGATGCTGCAGACTCCGAATGGACTGATGTGGAAACCAGA TGTTCCGTCGCAGTGGAGATGAGGGCAGGGTCTGCCCTTGGACCTGGGTATCAGCATCATGCTCAGCCCAA gCGAAGAAAGCCATGA